A genomic region of Oncorhynchus mykiss isolate Arlee chromosome 4, USDA_OmykA_1.1, whole genome shotgun sequence contains the following coding sequences:
- the LOC110522552 gene encoding ribosomal oxygenase 1, which produces MEKKHVSAFELYQNALLESTPEVKPSSVQVIPKKKKRKENGIQTPKPIKKAKMKPMVKQVIKSSPREERLERLEEEVQCGEKSGQALEALLSDLAEVSNSRERASKLFQWLIQPIPSKSFFRDTWEKKPVLIKRQNPDYYKGLFSTTEFDRILRQDDVQYGVNLDVTSYTNDKRETHNPPGRALPFTVWEFYESGCSLRMLNPQAFSSTVWSVLSILQEQFGSMAGANVYLTPPGTQGFAPHYDDIEAFVVQLEGKKHWRVYNPRSEDEVLPVVSSLNFSQSEIGKPILEVVLEAGDLLYFPRGFIHQGNCLPDAHSLHITVSSYQRNSWGNLLAKVVPAALEMAMEEDVDFRRGLPVDYLTYMGVQNSDKEDPRRAQFLSRIEGLMKKLSTFAPVDAAVDQKARDYLHDCLPPMLTAEERASSVQGAPSRWEDGEAVDVGVTIRGQTRVRLIRSGIARLCSDGEAVWLYYTADNSRVYHKEEPKSVEIKAEQTDGMEFLIHAYPKFVTVGSLPCESAEDKVSLAELLFEKGLIHTAEPLQRS; this is translated from the exons ATGGAGAAGAAACATGTGTCAGCTTTTGAATTGTACCAAAATGCGCTATTAGAATCGACTCCTGAAGTTAAACCATCATCTGTGCAG GTtataccaaagaagaagaagcggAAGGAAAATGGCATCCAGACCCCTAAACCCATCAAAAAGGCCAAAATGAAACCGATGGTCAAGCAGGTCATCAAATCGTCTCcgagagaggagaggttggagagacTTGAAGAA GAGGTGCAGTGTGGAGAGAAAAGCGGACAAGCACTAGAGGCTCTGCTGAGTGACCTGGCTGAAGTTAGCAACAGCCGGGAGAGGGCCAGTAAACTGTTCCAGTGGCTCATCCAACCCATTCCTTCCAAGAGCTTCTTCAG GGATACATGGGAAAAGAAGCCAGTTTTGATCAAACGTCAGAATCCAGACTACTACAAGGGACTGTTCTCCACAACAGAGTTTGATCGCATTTTAAGACAG GATGATGTTCAGTATGGAGTGAACCTGGATGTCACCAGCTACACAAACGACAAAAGAGAGACACACAATCCTCCAGGGAGGGCTCTTCCTTTCACTGTATGGGAGTTCTATGAG AGTGGTTGCTCCCTCCGTATGCTGAACCCCCAGGCCTTCTCCTCCACTGTGTGGAGTGTTCTGTCCATCCTCCAGGAGCAGTTTGGCAGCATGGCAGGAGCTAATGT GTATCTGACACCTCCAGGAACACAAGGCTTTGCTCCACATTATGACGACATCGAGGCCTTTGTGGTTCAGCTGGAAGGGAAGAAGCACTGGAGAGTTTACAACCCCAG GTCAGAAGATGAGGTCTTGCCCGTTGTTTCCAGTC ttaACTTCAGCCAGTCGGAGATCGGGAAGCCCATCCTGGAGGTGGTTCTGGAGGCTGGGGATCTCCTCTACTTCCCCCGAGGGTTTATCCACCAGGGGAACTGCCTGCCGGATGCTCACTCCCTCCACATCACTGTCTCATCTTACCAGAGGAACAGCTGGGGAAACCTACTGGCAAAG GTGGTCCCAGCAGCCCTAGAGATGGCCATGGAGGAGGACGTGGACTTCAGACGAGGTCTGCCTGTGGATTACCTGACTTACATGGGGGTGCAGAACTCAGACAAG gaggatCCACGCAGGGCGCAGTTCCTATCCAGAATAGAAGGGCTGATGAAGAAGCTATCAACCTTTGCTCCTGTGGATGCTGCGGTGGATCAGAAAGCGAGGGATTATCTCCATGACTGTCTCCCCCCGATGCTCACCGCAG AGGAGCGGGCCAGCAGTGTCCAGGGAGCTCCTTCCAGGTGGGAGGATGGAGAGGCTGTGGACGTGGGTGTGACCATCAGGGGCCAGACCAGAGTCAGACTCATCCGTTCTGGAATCGCCAG GTTATGCAGTGATGGAGAAGCAGTTTGGCTTTACTACACTGCAGACAACTCCAGAGTCTACCACAAGGAGGAGCCCAAGAGCGTTGAAATAAAAGCAGAG CAAACAGACGGCATGGAGTTTCTGATCCATGCGTATCCAAAGTTTGTGACAGTGGGCAGTTTGCCATGCGAGTCGGCTGAGGACAAG GTGTCCTTGGCTGAGCTGCTGTTTGAGAAAGGGCTTATTCACACTGCAGAACCTCTGCAGCGATCCTGA